The sequence below is a genomic window from Acidobacteriota bacterium.
CATTGGCATCGCGACCATGCACGATCTCTCCGGAAGGATGTTTCAGAAGCTCATCGCGGATCGCAAGTTCCTGGCGACTTTCTACACGCTTCCCACCAGCGCCACACTCCTCGCGGAATTGGCAATTGACCGGCTTGACTTCGATTGGAGCAACCGCGAGGCTTATCCCAACCTGCGTATTGCTGACCTGTCGTGCGGCACCGGAACGTTGCTCTCCGCCGCCTATCAGTCGATTCTCGCCCGTTACCGGCGGGCCGAAGGTAACGATGCGGATATTCACAAGAGGATGATAGAACTTTCTCTCATTGCGGCGGACATCATGCCCGCCGCAACTCACTTGGCCGCATCTCAATTATCCAGTGCCCATCCAACCATCACCTTCGCTGATACGCGCATCTATACAATGCCCTACGGAAACGATTCGGACGGTCCTTGTATTGGGTCACTGGATCTAACGGTGCGGCCAAGTACCAAGGCTTTGTTCGCTACCGGTCAACGTCGGGCGCATGGCAAACGCGGCGACATCCAAGATCAGGATGCGGTCTTGCCCCATGGATCTCTCGACCTTGCGATCATGAACCCGCCTTTCACTCGACCCACGAATCATGAATCGGCCACCATTCCCATCCCTTCATTCGCTGGCTTCGAGACCAGTGACCGGGAACAACGTGCGATGTCCGACCGTCTCAAGAAGATTCGTCAGCGAATTCTCAAATGCGGAATATCACCCGCTGGACACGGCAACGCGGGCTTGGCCTCAAATTTCATCGATCTCGCCCATGCCAAAATCAAGCCTCGTGGCACCGTCGCCTTCGTACTGCCGATCACTTTTGCGCAAGGCGTTTCATGGACCAACGCTCGAAACTTACTCGCGGACTACTACTCGGACATCGTCATTGTCACCATTGCGACGAGCGGCTCCCATGATCGTGCGTTCTCAGCAGACACGGGAATTGCTGAAGCCCTCGTCGTTGCCAATCGAACGAGCACTGGAAAAGCTGCTCCCTCAATCAACCGTGCTCCCATTCTGTTTATCAACCTGTACCGGAGGCCTCAGAATCTTCTCGAAGCCGCTGAAATCGCCAGCGCAATTGGCCAAATTCCCAAACATTCCTCCGCTGGTCGGATCACCATCGGAGTCAACCAAATCGGAAGCTACGTTCGTGCACCGATAACCGAAGGGGGCTGCGTTGGACTACGCCAGCCGTCCCTTGCCAAGACCCTGACACTTTTGTCGGCTGGGACACTGCACCTCCCCCAGTACAGCCAGCCCCTGCCCGTGGCCACCAGCACTTTGGGTGCTCTTGGAGAACGTGGCCTTTTGGATCGTGACATCGCGGGAGAGGGGCGTGGCCCCTTCAACATCGTTCCAATCATCGGCATTCCCAGCTACCCTGTTCTTTGGAGACACAGTGCAAAACGGGAACGGTGTCTTTTCGTCGCTCCGGACACTGAGGGTGAGGTGCGAGATGGATGCGAGGACGCAGCCGTAAGGGTCTGGCGGTCCGCCACCCGACTGCATTTCAATCGTGACTTCCGGCTTAACTCCCAAAGTCTCGCTGCGTGCCTTACCCCCGGCCGGACGCTCGGTGGAACTGCTTGGCCCAACTTCAGCCTGGATCGAAAGCGTTGGGAGGCTCCTATCGTGCTCTGGGCAAACGGGACGCTTGGATTGATGTCGTTCTGGTGGGCGGGGACGCGGCAGCAGCAGGGCCGAACGCGTTTAACGATTTCCGCGCTACCTGACCTTTTCGTGCTTGATCCCCGAAGGCTGTCGGATGCTCAACTCGATACGGCGGCAAAATTATTGGGTCAATTCCAACAACGCGCCTTGCTCCCCGCGAACGAAGCATATCGAGACGACACCCGAAAGAGCCTTGACCGCGCCGTGCTCGTGGAATTGCTAGGACTGCCCGAGGATATCCTCGAACCACTTGCCAGACTACGTCTTCAATGGTGTGCTGAGCCATCCGTCCATGGTGGAAAACACACCCAGCCGAGCAAACACCGTGGCCTGTATTGGCCAATTTCCAGTGAATGAAGGGTCTGAGAGTTAGCGGCGGAAGGATCACGAAAGATCGGTACATGCGGTGGGCAACCGATGTGGTTCGTCTTCCAATGCCCGATTTGGATTCGGAATCAGGAAGAGAATAGTGATTGTCGGAGGAGCTTGTTTTGCAGGTGATACCAATCAACAGGTGGCGATGAAACAGCACGATGTGTATGGAGAGGCACTTTCGATCATCGTTACCCTGTGTAACCGGTACACACACTTCGCCCGATTACTTCTGGACGATGTTGATCATCCTACGTGGGGTACTTTTGAGAGATTCGATCACCGAACACTTCAAGCCGCTCACGATCTCTTGGCCGCGGCGTGGCGTTACCGGAGTAACTGCGGCCAAGCTAGGCTGCCGTTCGATGGCAAAAACTCAATTGACGAGGTTCATGTGCTCTGGCTTGAATGGCTGCGCCACGAGGTCACCGAGTGGAGGCACCTACCGCACCTCGTCCGCTTGGTTCAACTGATCCTAGCGAACCAGAATGAGCCAGCTGGGTACGCGGCAGAGGCAAAACTCTGTACCCAGATCCTCGATAGGTTTTCGGATGTGCCTTGGGTTCCAGGCAAACGTGATGTCTATGAACTCGACTGAGTTTCTTGGTGTCTGTTCGCTTTCACAGGACACGCCAAGCCCGGTAGGGGCGAAAATCTGCCATCAGTAACAGGATCCAATAATCCCCTTTTTCTGGATCTGAGACGGTCCCAGAGCGTCGCCCGCTTTCTACTGCCGAAGCTCCGCCACGTCCCGACCCGCGACCCGTGCCTGGAGGCGACCTGTCCCAACCGGGGCCTTGTCCCCTGGAGGCAGCGCCGGTAGAAGTCCTCGATCGTGACTAGCTGAGACTCTTTCTTTCGCTTCATGCTCACTGCCAGTCTGTTTTGCCATCCGCCGTAGAGGGATTCATCCCAAACTGGCGGTAGATCCCGCCGCCCGGTCTTCGCCTTGGAGGACTTGAACGGCGATGTCGATTCTCTGGAGCCGTGGTACGATTCGCCCCACGGCGAAGAACCCGGATCCAGAAAGGAGGAGATGCATGGGCATCTACAAGGTGAAGGATCGCCGGGGGAGACGGCGGTATGTCGTCAGCAAGTACTGGCCGAACGGATCCGGTCGGCTCCGAATGTACGCCCCCAACTACCGGAGCGCACAAGCGCTTCAAACACGAATCGAGTCCAGCATCCTGGACGGCACCTGGAAGCAGCTCAAGCGGGAACTCGCCGGTGGTAACCGAAAAATCTGGACGGTCCGCAGTTTCTACGAGCGTTTTTTCGAGGAGTATTGCAAACCTCGTCTGCGCTGCTTGCGCCGCTACGCGCTTTCGTTCAAGAGCCTCAACGCCATGCTGGGGAACATTCCTCTGAAGGAATTCCAGCGCAAGGACCTCCACCGCTATGTCGCGAAACGGAAGGGACAGGTCCAGCCCGCCACGGTGAACCGCGACATTGCGGCCCTCAGCAAGCTGTTTTCCTACGCGCTGGAGTGCGGGGAAGTGGACACGCACCCACTGGTGAGATTCCCCAAACTCAAGGAACCCAAGAAGGTCTTCCGGCCCTTGACGGTTCAACAGTTCCGCGACCTGGTCGAGGCGATGGACAACCCTTACCTGCAAGCCATGATCGCAGTGATCGGCGAGACGGGGATTCGCAAGGGAGAGGCATTGTCGCTCACTTGGAGCCGGGTGGACTTGGCCCGCCGGATGTTGTGGGTGGAGTTCACCAAGGACGACGAGCCGCGAGAGATTCCGCTCTCGAAGTACGCCGCCGGATACCTGGCGGGGCTGGTTCGTTACCTGAGCACTCCATACGTGTTCGTCAACAGCCGGACAGGGACGAGATGGGTGAATCCCGACAAGTCTCTACATCGTGCTGCCGAGCGGGTGGGATTGAAGGTCGGGTTTCACGATCTGAGGCGATTCCGGTGCAGTCATT
It includes:
- a CDS encoding tyrosine-type recombinase/integrase codes for the protein MGIYKVKDRRGRRRYVVSKYWPNGSGRLRMYAPNYRSAQALQTRIESSILDGTWKQLKRELAGGNRKIWTVRSFYERFFEEYCKPRLRCLRRYALSFKSLNAMLGNIPLKEFQRKDLHRYVAKRKGQVQPATVNRDIAALSKLFSYALECGEVDTHPLVRFPKLKEPKKVFRPLTVQQFRDLVEAMDNPYLQAMIAVIGETGIRKGEALSLTWSRVDLARRMLWVEFTKDDEPREIPLSKYAAGYLAGLVRYLSTPYVFVNSRTGTRWVNPDKSLHRAAERVGLKVGFHDLRRFRCSHWLMQGVDVRTVQKLMGHSAISTTMRYAGYVSSHALQSIREAQANEDSQTQQATNRQRVGIKEQ